One Labrus mixtus chromosome 12, fLabMix1.1, whole genome shotgun sequence DNA segment encodes these proteins:
- the LOC132984442 gene encoding gastrula zinc finger protein XlCGF8.2DB-like isoform X4 produces MKTKKKLSSARSSSEIEDHDDAKMEVSTTYYDVQQLLVIKEELPPEQQEWSHILDQEDTKPQHIKEEHEELWSSQEEEQLQGLEEADTTKFPFTPVSVKSEDDEEKPQSSQLHQRQTEQMETGVDGEDCGGAEPERDSDPERCLQPETEVETEDSDEPETDDSDDWQETREDLSELKLKNKKLNTGKRAHRCPECGKRFNKKQHLTRHMLVHTRHKPYSCSQCEKRFNQKGHLTSHLMIHTGEKPFNCSQCEKRFNHKSSLTSHMLIHTGEKPFNCSQCEKRFNRKRHLTSHMKIHTGEKPFNCSQCEKRFSHKSTLTSHMVIHTGEKPFNCSVCSKRFTQRTSLTKHILIHTGERPFSCSDCGKRFTSKGNLNKHMMIHTRKKC; encoded by the coding sequence atgtccagcagctgttggtgattaaagaagagcttccacctgagcagcaggagtggagccacattctggaccaggaggacactaagccccaacacattaaagaagaacatgaggaactgtggagcagtcaggaggaagaacagcttcaaggactggaggaggctgataccaccaagttccccttcactcctgtctctgtgaagagtgaagatgatgaagagaaacctcagtcctcacagcttcatcagagacaaactgaacagatggaaacaggagttgatggagaggactgtggaggagcagaaccagagagggactcagatccagagagatgtttacaaccagagactgaggtcGAGACTGAAGACTCTGATGAAcctgagactgatgacagtgatgattggcaagagacaagagaagattTGTCAGaattaaaattgaaaaataagaaacttaACACTGGTAAGAGAGCACATAGGTGCCCGGAATGCggtaaaagatttaacaaaaaacagcatctgaccagacacatgttagttcatacaagACATAAACCCTACAGCTGCTCTCAGTGTGAGAAAAGATTTAACCAAAAAGGGCATCTGACAAGCCACTTGATgattcacactggagagaaacccttcaacTGCTCTCAGTGTGAGAAAAGATTTAACCATAAGTCTAGTTTGACAAGTCACATGCtaattcacacaggagagaaaccattcaACTGCTCTCAGTGTGAGAAAAGATTTAACCGAAAGCGGCATCTGACCAGCCACATGAAgattcacactggagagaaacccttcaacTGCTCTCAGTGTGAGAAAAGATTTAGCCATAAGTCTACTTTGACAAGTCACATGGtaattcacacaggagagaaacccttcaacTGCTCTGTATGCAGTAAAAGGTTTACCCAAAGAACAAGTCTGACCAAACACATACtaattcatacaggagagagacccttcagctgctctgattgtGGTAAAAGGTTTACTTCTAAGGGAAATCTGAAcaaacacatgatgattcacactAGAAAGAAATGCTAA